In the Duncaniella freteri genome, one interval contains:
- a CDS encoding ISAs1 family transposase — protein MQIEIFSKVKDPRDLGKVKHELEDVLRMALIGVLCDCEDCDDISDMVTDREEEFKAAGLLKLSNGVPCGDTILRVVESVNPAQLRASLDCCRGHIIESLCGNQVIIDGKKLRGENPRSPGCHGLYILNAWVSETEICVAEKPVDGKTNELTVLPSVLSSLWLTGALVSVDAMGTHRNIAEQIMLQGGDYLMALKDNQPILKGLTESIFSSTTPISVYTTEEKGHGRVEKRTCSIMDTTLLEQEGMYEKWPGLKRIIKMERERTENGARSRETIYYLSSVEKDEASYYAMRIRAHWGIENKLHWHLDVTFQEDMCRVRAKNGAVNFSAMRKYALEMLKKQNDKLSLKRRRKKCMWSTEYLYKVFKDS, from the coding sequence ATGCAAATAGAAATTTTCAGCAAAGTAAAAGACCCGCGCGACTTGGGCAAGGTTAAACATGAGCTCGAGGATGTGCTCCGAATGGCACTCATCGGCGTGTTGTGTGATTGTGAGGACTGTGACGACATATCGGATATGGTTACAGACCGAGAGGAAGAATTCAAGGCCGCCGGATTGCTGAAGCTTAGCAACGGTGTCCCGTGTGGTGACACGATACTTCGTGTTGTAGAGTCTGTCAATCCCGCTCAGCTCCGGGCAAGTCTTGATTGCTGCCGAGGTCACATAATCGAATCCCTGTGCGGCAATCAGGTCATCATTGACGGTAAGAAACTGCGGGGTGAAAATCCCAGGAGTCCCGGATGCCACGGACTGTATATCCTCAATGCGTGGGTATCTGAAACAGAAATCTGCGTTGCCGAAAAGCCGGTGGATGGCAAGACCAACGAACTTACGGTTCTGCCGTCCGTATTGTCCTCTTTATGGCTTACAGGGGCATTGGTTTCAGTCGACGCAATGGGGACCCACCGTAATATCGCAGAACAGATCATGCTCCAGGGCGGCGACTATCTGATGGCGCTTAAAGACAATCAGCCGATACTCAAGGGCTTGACGGAGAGTATCTTTAGTAGCACTACTCCAATATCGGTATACACAACCGAGGAAAAGGGGCACGGAAGAGTTGAGAAGAGAACCTGTTCAATTATGGATACGACACTTTTGGAACAGGAGGGGATGTACGAGAAGTGGCCCGGTCTTAAACGTATCATAAAGATGGAGCGTGAGCGTACTGAGAACGGCGCCCGCTCGCGTGAAACAATCTACTATCTCAGCAGCGTGGAGAAAGATGAGGCTTCTTACTATGCGATGCGTATTCGTGCGCACTGGGGTATCGAGAACAAACTGCACTGGCATCTCGACGTGACGTTTCAGGAAGATATGTGCCGCGTACGCGCCAAGAATGGCGCTGTCAATTTTTCAGCGATGCGCAAGTATGCATTGGAAATGCTTAAAAAGCAGAACGATAAACTCAGCCTTAAACGAAGACGCAAAAAATGTATGTGGAGCACTGAATATCTGTACAAAGTCTTTAAGGATAGTTAA
- a CDS encoding DUF3781 domain-containing protein: protein MCPTAEYPFSITDLHTTPLGAERIRKNLNLTESQDVVNFCRCFILEDFATFERKGKNWYVTAGHVRITVNANSNTIITAHKI from the coding sequence ATGTGTCCGACAGCAGAATATCCGTTCAGTATAACAGATTTACACACAACTCCGTTAGGTGCTGAACGAATTAGGAAAAATCTCAACTTGACGGAATCTCAGGATGTTGTAAATTTTTGCCGATGTTTCATCCTTGAAGATTTTGCCACATTTGAGCGTAAAGGCAAGAACTGGTATGTTACCGCAGGACATGTGCGCATAACAGTCAACGCAAACAGCAATACCATTATAACTGCCCATAAAATATAA
- a CDS encoding NAD(+) diphosphatase, which yields MHYKYCPECGKKLIGKLAGDDGAVPYCTDCQRYWFDSFASCVIVMVVNEFHEIAMLHQSYISDEHETFVAGFITPGETAEQAAVREVKEELGLDIKRLEYAGTHWFDKREQLMHAFIGYVSKSDFTLSPEVDGANWIALDEAPSRMFPDRPGNTQHILYRQYKSKLGK from the coding sequence ATGCACTATAAATACTGCCCTGAATGTGGCAAGAAACTAATAGGCAAACTGGCAGGCGATGATGGAGCGGTTCCGTATTGTACAGATTGCCAGCGATATTGGTTCGACTCGTTTGCAAGCTGTGTCATTGTCATGGTCGTGAATGAATTTCACGAGATTGCCATGCTACATCAATCATATATCTCTGACGAACACGAAACTTTCGTAGCAGGATTTATCACTCCCGGTGAGACTGCGGAGCAAGCCGCAGTCAGAGAAGTAAAGGAGGAACTTGGTCTTGACATAAAGCGTCTGGAATATGCCGGTACTCATTGGTTTGACAAGCGAGAGCAACTGATGCACGCCTTTATCGGCTATGTCAGCAAGTCCGACTTCACTCTGTCGCCGGAAGTTGATGGTGCCAACTGGATCGCACTTGACGAAGCTCCGTCAAGAATGTTTCCAGACCGACCGGGAAATACTCAACACATTCTGTATCGTCAATATAAATCCAAACTGGGAAAATAA
- a CDS encoding GrpB family protein, protein MQENQLQDLTLAELWELFPIVLTAHNPLWSVWAEEEIRWLSTALSEYSPIINHIGSTAIPDIQAKPIVDILVEISPDIEWQSLKDILGHNGYICMSESETRISFNKGYTPAGYADRVFHVHVHRTGDNDEILFRDYLIANPESAKEYETLKLSLLPEYRNNRDGYTEDKTEFVKKIVGLAKAN, encoded by the coding sequence ATGCAAGAAAACCAGCTACAAGATCTGACATTAGCGGAATTATGGGAATTGTTTCCGATAGTTCTGACTGCGCATAATCCTCTATGGTCAGTTTGGGCGGAGGAGGAAATACGGTGGCTGTCAACTGCTCTTTCCGAATATAGTCCAATAATCAACCATATTGGCAGTACTGCGATTCCTGACATTCAGGCTAAACCGATAGTGGATATTCTTGTAGAGATTTCTCCTGACATTGAATGGCAGAGTTTAAAAGACATATTGGGACACAATGGCTATATCTGTATGTCGGAATCAGAAACCCGTATTAGTTTCAACAAAGGGTATACACCTGCCGGATATGCCGACAGGGTGTTTCATGTTCACGTTCATAGGACTGGCGACAATGATGAAATCCTGTTCCGCGACTATCTGATCGCAAACCCGGAATCTGCCAAAGAGTATGAAACGTTGAAGCTGTCGCTATTACCAGAATACAGGAACAATCGCGATGGATACACTGAAGACAAAACTGAGTTTGTTAAAAAGATAGTCGGACTTGCCAAAGCCAACTGA
- a CDS encoding ATP-dependent RecD-like DNA helicase has product MIRLRCVIEHITYQNQENGWSVMKVKVKGYDNLVTLTGSLLDVPVGSVLLVDGDWRVDPKYGQQFVAQSWTEVMPATLYGIEKYLGSGLVKGIGSAYAKAIVSRFGLETIDVIENDIERLLEVPRLGKKRMEKIRDSWEKQKDIKEVMVFLQGHGVSTAFAAKIYRKYEKESISKVKENPYQLADDIWGIGFKTADSIASKMGYEKNDPRRCRSGILYALNELAEEGHVYAEPEQLVEAATKLLEAEETPVRQALASMMEAKDVIADNDVVYLPPFYHAENGSAKRLQSLLSDTSLFNSDIAAEPEAEYGVKSGGIVYDEVQQAAIQKALDSKVMVLTGGPGTGKTTTTQGIIAAFKARHMSILLAAPTGRAAKRMTEATGMEAKTIHRLLEYNPMDGYKRNDENPLEGDALIVDECSMIDILLFYNLMKAIPSNMRLILVGDIDQLPSVGAGNVLRDIIDSQQIPVVRLTRIFRQAQSSRIVMNAHAINAGKFPNIKNGLDTDFFFINQEDADEMVKLIIGLVRDRLPKKYGYPPKEIQVLTPMQRGTVGAGNLNIELQTALNPTGPSLTRGGYTFRLGDKVMQIRNNYDKNVFNGDIGYITAVDTNERTLTVTFDSRLVEYDITELDEIVLAYAVTIHKSQGSEFPIVVMPVTMKHFVMLQRNLIYTGITRAKKICVLVGTTKALAYAIKQNTVSKRNTKLKERLNDNCL; this is encoded by the coding sequence ATGATTAGACTCCGGTGTGTCATCGAGCATATCACTTACCAGAATCAGGAAAATGGCTGGTCGGTGATGAAAGTCAAGGTCAAGGGATATGACAATCTCGTGACCCTGACCGGCTCGTTGCTTGACGTACCCGTGGGCAGTGTCCTACTTGTTGACGGCGACTGGAGGGTTGACCCCAAATATGGCCAGCAGTTTGTGGCTCAGTCATGGACTGAGGTAATGCCCGCCACTCTTTATGGTATTGAGAAATACCTCGGCAGCGGTCTGGTAAAGGGTATCGGCTCGGCATACGCCAAGGCAATAGTGAGCCGTTTCGGGCTTGAGACAATCGACGTTATCGAAAACGACATCGAGCGTTTGCTTGAAGTGCCTCGTCTCGGCAAGAAACGAATGGAGAAAATCCGCGATAGCTGGGAGAAACAAAAAGACATCAAGGAGGTTATGGTGTTTCTGCAAGGGCATGGCGTAAGCACCGCCTTTGCTGCCAAGATATATCGCAAATATGAAAAGGAGTCTATCTCCAAAGTCAAGGAGAATCCGTATCAGCTTGCAGATGACATATGGGGCATCGGATTCAAGACAGCCGACAGCATAGCCTCGAAGATGGGCTATGAGAAGAACGACCCTCGCCGTTGCCGTAGCGGAATACTTTACGCTCTCAATGAACTTGCCGAGGAAGGTCACGTCTATGCCGAGCCGGAGCAATTGGTTGAAGCCGCAACCAAACTGTTGGAGGCAGAGGAAACGCCCGTGCGTCAGGCTCTCGCCTCTATGATGGAGGCCAAGGATGTTATCGCCGACAACGATGTGGTATATCTCCCTCCTTTCTATCATGCCGAGAACGGTTCGGCAAAGCGGTTGCAGTCTCTCCTTTCCGACACATCCCTTTTCAATTCCGATATTGCCGCAGAACCGGAAGCTGAATATGGCGTAAAATCCGGCGGCATAGTCTATGACGAAGTACAGCAGGCAGCAATACAGAAGGCACTCGACTCAAAAGTCATGGTGCTGACAGGCGGACCTGGCACAGGCAAGACAACCACCACGCAGGGCATAATCGCCGCTTTCAAAGCCCGGCACATGAGCATTCTTCTTGCCGCTCCCACAGGTCGAGCCGCCAAACGAATGACCGAGGCAACCGGCATGGAGGCAAAGACAATACATCGCCTATTGGAATACAATCCGATGGACGGATACAAACGTAATGACGAGAACCCATTGGAGGGTGACGCTCTGATTGTGGATGAATGTTCGATGATTGACATCCTGCTGTTTTACAATTTGATGAAGGCTATCCCATCGAATATGCGCCTGATACTCGTGGGTGACATTGACCAGTTGCCGAGTGTCGGTGCGGGCAATGTGCTTCGCGACATCATCGACTCACAACAGATTCCGGTTGTAAGGCTCACCCGCATCTTCCGTCAGGCTCAGTCGAGCCGAATTGTGATGAACGCCCACGCCATCAATGCAGGTAAATTTCCCAATATCAAGAATGGTCTCGACACCGATTTCTTCTTCATAAATCAGGAAGATGCCGATGAAATGGTAAAACTCATCATCGGACTTGTGCGCGACCGTCTTCCAAAGAAATACGGTTATCCGCCGAAAGAGATACAGGTGCTGACACCTATGCAACGTGGCACGGTCGGAGCGGGCAACCTCAACATCGAACTGCAAACCGCCCTCAATCCTACGGGTCCGTCATTGACTCGTGGCGGTTATACCTTCCGTCTGGGCGACAAGGTGATGCAGATTCGCAACAACTATGACAAGAACGTATTCAACGGCGACATCGGCTATATCACAGCCGTTGATACCAACGAGCGGACTCTGACCGTTACATTTGATAGTCGCCTTGTAGAATACGACATAACGGAACTTGACGAGATTGTATTAGCATATGCCGTCACAATCCACAAGAGCCAAGGCTCCGAGTTCCCGATTGTGGTGATGCCCGTAACGATGAAACACTTCGTTATGCTCCAGCGCAACCTCATCTACACCGGCATAACCCGCGCCAAGAAAATCTGCGTACTCGTCGGCACCACCAAGGCCCTCGCATACGCCATAAAACAAAACACCGTCTCCAAACGCAACACCAAGCTGAAAGAGCGGCTAAACGATAACTGTCTATGA
- a CDS encoding CatA-like O-acetyltransferase, family 2: MQEVNPKETTRAYAYEMWMKAQMPMVTLIRTLDVTRLRRISRKRGLKFNMLMCWCIGRAATQVKEFYMLPVGDKLIRYDTIAVNTIVANSQGEVSSCDIPFSEDLACFNKDYLRLTRQVAETCENHDLTDSMVIGTSALAQYDIDGTVGMYSGIFNNPFMIWGAYRRRWFKTTLTVSFQFHHTQMDGAHAARFLGKLQDAINSF, from the coding sequence ATGCAGGAAGTAAATCCGAAAGAGACCACACGAGCCTACGCTTATGAAATGTGGATGAAGGCACAGATGCCGATGGTGACATTGATCAGGACTCTTGATGTAACCCGTTTACGACGTATCAGCCGTAAACGAGGACTAAAATTCAATATGTTGATGTGTTGGTGTATAGGTCGTGCCGCCACGCAGGTAAAGGAGTTCTATATGTTACCGGTAGGTGACAAGCTAATCAGATATGACACGATTGCCGTCAATACTATTGTTGCCAACTCACAGGGTGAGGTCAGCTCATGCGATATTCCTTTCAGTGAAGACCTCGCGTGCTTCAATAAGGATTATTTACGTCTGACACGTCAGGTCGCCGAAACCTGCGAGAATCACGATTTAACCGACAGCATGGTAATCGGCACATCGGCATTAGCTCAATACGACATAGACGGAACTGTCGGAATGTATAGCGGGATATTCAACAATCCCTTCATGATATGGGGCGCATACCGCCGCCGGTGGTTCAAGACAACTCTCACGGTGTCATTTCAGTTCCATCACACCCAGATGGATGGTGCCCATGCAGCCCGATTTCTCGGTAAGTTGCAAGATGCTATCAATTCCTTTTAG
- a CDS encoding DMT family transporter: MNWIFLLLAGLFEVSLAFCLGKTKTSVGTEFYCWGAGFLLSTVLSMYLLAKAVQTLPIGTAYAVWTGIGAVGTVIMGIVFFKEPATPIRLFFIFTLIASIIGLKLVTN, encoded by the coding sequence ATGAACTGGATTTTTTTACTTCTTGCAGGACTGTTTGAAGTCAGTCTCGCGTTTTGCTTAGGCAAGACCAAAACATCTGTTGGCACTGAATTTTATTGTTGGGGTGCAGGTTTCCTTTTGTCAACGGTTCTCAGTATGTATCTGTTGGCCAAAGCTGTCCAGACATTGCCTATAGGTACAGCCTATGCTGTTTGGACCGGTATTGGTGCAGTAGGCACAGTCATCATGGGGATAGTTTTTTTCAAAGAACCCGCTACTCCGATACGACTATTCTTCATCTTCACGTTGATTGCATCCATAATAGGCCTGAAGCTTGTAACAAACTAA
- a CDS encoding Crp/Fnr family transcriptional regulator — protein MDIKEIIDCRYKLPESSLTKICESMERVCYPKGYNVLEIGKIERDVFFIAKGIIRAYTLVDGNEVTFWIGEEGATIVSMMGYVRDQPGYETMELMEDSELYVIKREVLLRLFKEDINIANWGRRFAETELLDAEMRVITLLLSTATERYQDFLDTQPNLLQRLPLGCIASYLGITQVSLSRIRAAIAKDNG, from the coding sequence ATGGATATAAAAGAGATAATAGATTGCAGATATAAACTGCCTGAGAGTTCATTGACCAAAATATGTGAGTCAATGGAAAGAGTCTGTTACCCCAAAGGATATAATGTTCTTGAAATAGGCAAGATAGAACGTGATGTGTTTTTCATAGCAAAAGGCATTATTAGAGCATATACTCTTGTCGATGGCAATGAGGTTACTTTCTGGATTGGAGAGGAAGGTGCTACTATTGTATCTATGATGGGCTATGTAAGAGACCAACCCGGCTACGAAACAATGGAACTCATGGAAGATTCGGAACTCTACGTTATAAAGAGAGAAGTATTGCTACGCCTTTTCAAGGAGGATATTAATATAGCGAACTGGGGACGTAGATTTGCTGAAACTGAACTTCTTGATGCTGAAATGCGTGTTATTACCTTACTTCTTTCAACAGCGACCGAACGTTATCAGGACTTCCTTGATACTCAACCTAATTTATTACAACGACTGCCATTGGGATGTATTGCATCGTATCTCGGCATAACACAGGTTAGTTTAAGCAGAATAAGGGCGGCGATTGCCAAGGATAACGGTTAA
- a CDS encoding META domain-containing protein yields MTRTSILSVASALTILTASCGRNKENKETADNQHQETVANVDVHGQWYLDSIVFSDSEYVRVRPDVRLSSIHQYIVFEDSTYFIKTNCNSISGTYTVKGDSIILGDGAMTEMACDDMSVEEALRRILPNIASIHIQNDSIARLDSRNPSEYIVLRKAPIERK; encoded by the coding sequence ATGACAAGAACATCAATTCTGTCGGTAGCCTCGGCGCTGACAATACTTACCGCCTCATGCGGACGCAATAAGGAAAATAAAGAGACTGCCGACAATCAGCATCAGGAGACTGTAGCGAATGTGGACGTGCATGGTCAGTGGTATCTGGATAGCATCGTATTCAGTGACTCCGAATATGTGCGTGTGCGTCCTGACGTAAGGCTTTCAAGCATACACCAGTATATCGTATTTGAAGACAGCACATATTTCATCAAAACCAACTGCAACTCAATTTCCGGTACATATACCGTCAAGGGGGATTCAATCATCCTTGGCGACGGAGCTATGACTGAAATGGCCTGCGACGACATGTCAGTCGAGGAGGCTCTCCGCAGGATTCTCCCGAATATAGCTTCGATCCATATCCAGAACGATTCCATCGCCCGGCTTGACAGCCGCAATCCTTCGGAATACATCGTGCTTCGCAAGGCCCCTATAGAAAGAAAATAA
- a CDS encoding HU family DNA-binding protein, which produces MRGAKHSDSSQIAKTTGIDKAAVVTVIEQFMTIVKDSLAHGENVYLRGFGSFIVKTRAEKTARNISKNTTLVIPAHNIPAFKPANCFKEEVAK; this is translated from the coding sequence GTGCGCGGTGCGAAGCACTCGGACTCATCGCAAATCGCAAAGACAACCGGCATCGACAAGGCGGCTGTCGTTACCGTTATCGAACAGTTTATGACAATTGTTAAGGATAGCCTCGCACACGGAGAAAACGTTTATCTCCGCGGCTTCGGTTCTTTTATCGTCAAGACCCGTGCCGAGAAGACTGCCCGCAATATCAGCAAGAACACCACACTCGTTATCCCGGCTCACAACATTCCGGCGTTCAAACCCGCCAACTGCTTCAAAGAGGAGGTCGCCAAGTAA
- a CDS encoding helix-turn-helix transcriptional regulator produces MRICQPREELRPYVRYYWVLESDEPFSILTFPIGCPQIIFHKKTPLYIPELDKSQSQFTISGQVNFPAHIQSDGSLEMIVAVFYPHTVGMFIDTPPSAFYNLEISGYDIENRQLNEIAQRIFDCENNKDCIDILEDFLTSKIRPVLNISRVGSTIGTLLSVPLTSVKALAASACLGKRQYERVFRETVGMNPKEYARIVKFQKALWQMQRGESNYAGIAAECGYSDQSHFIRNFKELSGYTPEALIKYCAPYSDLFTAPA; encoded by the coding sequence ATGAGAATCTGTCAACCAAGAGAAGAATTGCGCCCATACGTGCGCTACTATTGGGTGCTGGAAAGCGATGAGCCTTTCAGCATCCTGACATTTCCTATCGGTTGTCCGCAGATAATCTTTCACAAGAAAACACCGCTTTATATACCGGAACTTGACAAGAGCCAGTCGCAATTTACTATTAGCGGTCAAGTGAATTTTCCTGCGCATATCCAATCAGACGGAAGTCTGGAAATGATAGTGGCGGTTTTCTACCCACATACCGTCGGAATGTTTATCGACACTCCGCCATCAGCATTCTACAATCTTGAAATCTCCGGCTATGATATCGAGAATCGGCAACTGAATGAAATTGCTCAGAGGATTTTTGACTGTGAGAATAACAAGGATTGTATTGATATACTGGAGGATTTTCTGACATCGAAGATCCGTCCGGTATTGAATATCAGCCGAGTGGGTTCGACAATCGGCACATTGCTCTCCGTTCCTTTAACATCTGTGAAGGCTCTTGCCGCCAGTGCCTGTCTCGGCAAGCGGCAATATGAAAGAGTGTTCCGCGAAACGGTCGGTATGAATCCTAAGGAATATGCCCGCATCGTGAAATTTCAAAAGGCACTGTGGCAGATGCAACGAGGAGAAAGCAACTATGCCGGAATCGCTGCCGAATGCGGCTACTCCGACCAGTCACACTTTATAAGGAATTTCAAGGAACTGAGCGGTTATACTCCTGAGGCGCTTATAAAGTACTGCGCACCATACTCAGATCTGTTTACAGCTCCGGCATAA
- a CDS encoding HAD family hydrolase: protein MMIKNIIFDFDGTLADTAPVILATMFATFKELDLPAPSREECKSTIGLRLHEIPSKLFPNRAGLGEIYTKTYQRLFKTYNTPGAIIAFEGVPETLTELKDSGYNLAIASSRHRFSLEEIVNSLKMSTLFDMIIGGDNVKNGKPSPEPVLTISNLMGWQANETLVVGDAGVDILMGKSAGCKTTGVTYGNGTIDELQNAGADYIIGSFAKIKNIL from the coding sequence ATGATGATTAAGAACATAATATTTGATTTCGATGGCACTCTTGCAGATACAGCACCGGTCATTCTTGCAACCATGTTTGCAACATTCAAAGAACTTGATTTGCCGGCTCCTTCACGCGAAGAATGCAAATCGACTATCGGGCTAAGATTACATGAAATTCCGTCAAAACTGTTTCCTAATAGAGCGGGTCTTGGCGAGATATACACTAAGACATACCAACGCCTCTTCAAGACGTATAATACCCCGGGGGCAATTATTGCATTTGAAGGAGTGCCCGAAACGCTGACGGAATTGAAAGACAGCGGATATAATTTGGCAATTGCGAGTAGCCGACACAGGTTCTCGCTTGAAGAAATAGTCAACAGTTTGAAAATGTCGACTCTGTTTGACATGATTATTGGTGGTGACAACGTCAAGAACGGAAAACCATCCCCCGAACCAGTTCTCACTATTTCCAACCTAATGGGGTGGCAAGCCAACGAAACTCTCGTTGTTGGCGATGCCGGCGTAGACATCCTTATGGGTAAGTCAGCAGGGTGCAAGACTACAGGTGTGACGTACGGAAATGGGACTATTGACGAACTGCAAAATGCAGGTGCTGACTACATTATTGGCTCATTTGCTAAGATTAAAAATATACTCTGA
- a CDS encoding PH domain-containing protein, which produces MTKTVYRSKIDWWVWLVTIGFLAVIWLSAIGMSWWYIVFVCGGMTLLYAWLMFGCWYEIDGEDIVIYQFFRPTRLPISKIKDVKKTSGYLATAGMSHLRVSISLTDRSVLKSYAPIEISPKDRDGFMTQLKSINPNIEILC; this is translated from the coding sequence ATGACAAAGACAGTCTATCGTTCTAAAATCGATTGGTGGGTCTGGCTTGTTACAATAGGCTTTCTCGCTGTTATATGGCTGTCGGCTATTGGCATGTCATGGTGGTATATCGTTTTTGTTTGCGGAGGTATGACCTTGCTCTATGCTTGGCTTATGTTCGGATGCTGGTATGAGATAGACGGTGAAGACATCGTGATTTATCAGTTCTTCAGACCTACACGTCTGCCAATATCCAAAATCAAGGACGTTAAGAAAACCTCCGGTTATCTCGCTACAGCCGGCATGTCACACCTTCGAGTCTCGATAAGTTTAACAGACCGCTCGGTGTTGAAAAGCTATGCTCCGATTGAAATCTCTCCGAAAGACCGTGATGGATTCATGACACAGCTTAAATCTATCAATCCCAATATTGAAATATTATGCTGA
- a CDS encoding ElyC/SanA/YdcF family protein → MTHKSHILIKRITLSLVAFLLLVIIFTVFANVKVERAAAGKIYTSVDSVPHNKVALLLGTNPLNKWGRPNSYFTNRIKTASELYKAGKVDYIIASGDNHTKDYDEPTAMRDSLMAHGVPEDRIILDFAGFRTLDSVVRAKEIFGCDSLTIISQADHNARALYLAEANGIEAVAVSAPLRAGRWVRTRLAIREWLARDKMMLDIWFGKQPHFLGERIEIPDVMPQKSYATVEGMTMRIVSPDLVKTPVDSMIVEFTNSRDADLTTGEWYRIDTKSDEGSWIQAPYSKKYLDLLAKGTEVCFNGIGYSLKPDGSFRMTVKPWLYDLSDKSATYRLVKTFSYPPYPIQKSDTAYVEFQIR, encoded by the coding sequence ATGACTCATAAATCACACATTCTGATAAAACGGATAACTCTCAGTCTCGTAGCGTTTCTGCTACTGGTCATAATCTTTACGGTATTTGCCAATGTTAAAGTGGAGAGGGCTGCGGCAGGAAAAATCTACACTTCGGTAGATTCTGTACCACACAACAAGGTGGCACTTCTGCTTGGCACAAATCCACTCAACAAATGGGGTCGACCGAACTCATATTTTACAAACCGTATAAAGACAGCTTCTGAGCTGTATAAAGCCGGAAAGGTTGATTATATCATAGCAAGCGGTGACAACCATACCAAGGATTATGACGAACCAACGGCTATGCGTGACTCACTTATGGCTCATGGAGTTCCGGAGGACAGAATCATTCTCGACTTCGCCGGATTCCGCACACTTGATTCTGTTGTTCGGGCGAAAGAGATTTTCGGATGCGATTCACTGACTATCATATCTCAGGCAGACCATAATGCAAGGGCGTTATATCTTGCCGAAGCCAATGGAATTGAAGCTGTTGCCGTTTCAGCACCGTTGAGAGCCGGAAGATGGGTGCGCACTCGTCTTGCCATTCGTGAATGGCTTGCCCGCGACAAGATGATGCTCGATATATGGTTTGGCAAGCAACCGCATTTCCTTGGAGAGAGAATAGAGATTCCGGATGTGATGCCTCAGAAGAGCTATGCCACGGTTGAGGGCATGACAATGAGAATTGTCAGCCCTGACCTGGTCAAAACTCCGGTGGATTCTATGATAGTGGAATTTACAAACAGTCGTGACGCAGATTTGACTACCGGAGAATGGTATCGAATAGACACCAAATCTGATGAAGGAAGCTGGATTCAGGCACCGTACTCAAAAAAGTATCTTGACCTTTTGGCAAAAGGAACTGAGGTATGCTTCAATGGTATAGGATATTCACTGAAACCCGACGGCTCATTTAGAATGACAGTAAAGCCATGGCTTTATGATCTGAGTGATAAGTCTGCCACTTACCGACTCGTCAAGACATTCAGTTATCCTCCATATCCGATTCAGAAGAGCGATACGGCATACGTTGAATTTCAAATCAGATAA
- a CDS encoding metallophosphoesterase translates to MAYNNNDIIVIPDIHGRQFWRRAVELYPDADTIFLGDYHDPYPAEGITNEESLANLRELFDYVKSHDNVHLLMGNHDLNYFADFGKKVRYDEKNTRTIRSLLTEILPRMTIATTRIVSGKTVFFSHSPVLVDWVKDAGVSDDVPTLVKTLNDSIKNLDTDPSEAVKLLRYVPSYRGGEASFGSPTWADVRELDNDGKQIIDTIDYSIFAHTRVNPPRITSKWADLDSQRAFRLTQELKLIEI, encoded by the coding sequence ATGGCCTATAACAATAATGATATAATTGTCATACCTGATATTCACGGACGTCAGTTCTGGCGCCGTGCCGTTGAACTATATCCCGATGCGGATACAATTTTTCTCGGAGATTACCACGATCCCTATCCGGCTGAAGGAATCACAAATGAGGAGTCTCTTGCAAATCTTCGGGAACTTTTTGACTATGTAAAGAGCCATGATAATGTACATCTTCTGATGGGTAATCATGACCTCAACTATTTTGCTGATTTTGGGAAGAAAGTGCGGTATGATGAAAAAAATACCCGGACAATCAGGTCATTACTGACCGAGATATTGCCAAGAATGACTATCGCAACGACACGCATAGTCAGTGGCAAGACCGTTTTCTTCAGCCACAGTCCGGTATTGGTTGATTGGGTCAAAGATGCAGGAGTGTCCGATGATGTTCCGACTCTTGTTAAAACATTGAACGACTCAATCAAGAATCTTGACACTGACCCGTCAGAAGCTGTAAAGCTACTCAGATATGTACCCTCTTACCGAGGAGGTGAAGCGTCTTTCGGCTCTCCTACATGGGCCGATGTGCGCGAACTTGACAATGACGGCAAACAAATCATTGACACGATTGACTACTCAATTTTTGCACATACGCGAGTAAATCCGCCTAGGATAACCTCAAAGTGGGCAGATCTCGACAGTCAACGAGCATTCCGACTTACGCAGGAACTGAAGCTGATTGAAATTTAG